A region of Trichoplusia ni isolate ovarian cell line Hi5 chromosome 21, tn1, whole genome shotgun sequence DNA encodes the following proteins:
- the LOC113504181 gene encoding protein henna yields MMSIHTDNEEVKLSSSPPDKPKLMEGGNYIREGRDSSKSTWLLFSPATPDEAGALAKFLSVFCSHGVNLSHIESRSSARRPGYEFMVECEHGVGDFGAALDELKNNVGYLNIISRNYKDNRYAVPWFPRRIRDLDRFANQILSYGAELDSDHPGFTDPQYRARRKYFADIAYNYKYGQPLPHVDYTKEEIATWGAVFRKLTELYPTHACKEHNHVFPLLIENCGYREDNIPQLEDVSNFLKDCTGFTLRPVAGLLSSRDFLAGLAFRVFHSTQYIRHHSRPLYTPEPDVCHELLGHAPLFADPAFAQFSQEIGLASLGAPDDYIEKLATCFWFTVEFGLCRQEGKLKAFGAGLLSSFGELQYCLSDKPELRDFDPETTGATKYPITEYQPVYFVANSFEDAKERMIKFAQKIPRDFGVRYNPYTQSVDILDSPRQMKDLLREVHQEMNLLLNAMDKL; encoded by the exons ATGATGAGCATACATACTGACAACGAGGAGGTCAAGCTCTCCTCGTCGCCTCCAGACAAG CCAAAACTGATGGAAGGTGGCAACTACATTCGCGAGGGTCGCGACTCCAGCAAGTCTACATGGCTGTTGTTTTCCCCGGCGACGCCTGACGAAGCCGGCGCACTCGCCAAGTTCCTTAGCGTGTTCTGCTCGCACGGAGTCAACCTCAGCCACATCGAGTCCCGCTCATCTGCCAGAAGGCCGGGCTATGAGTTCATGGTGGAGTGCGAACATGGTGTTGGCGATTTCGGAGCGGCCTTGGACGAACTCAAGAATAATGTCGGCTACTTGAATATTATATCTAGGAACTATAAGGACAATAGAT ACGCTGTACCTTGGTTCCCTCGGCGTATCCGCGACTTGGATAGGTTTGCCAACCAGATCCTGTCGTACGGAGCTGAACTCGACTCCGACCACCCAGGGTTCACGGACCCGCAGTACCGCGCTCGCCGCAAGTACTTCGCGGACATCGCTTACAACTACAAGTATGGACAGCCACTCCCTCACGTCGATTACACCAAGGAGGAGATTGCCACTTGGGGTGCTGTGTTCAGAAAGCTCACAGAGTTGTATCCTACACACGCCTGCAAGGAGCACAACCACGTGTTCCCGCTGCTTATCGAGAACTGTGGCTACAGGGAGGATAACATCCCACAGTTGGAAGATGTTTCCAACTTCCTTAAAG ATTGTACTGGTTTTACTCTGCGTCCTGTTGCTGGGCTGTTGTCATCTCGTGACTTCCTAGCTGGACTTGCATTCCGAGTGTTCCACAGCACTCAGTACATCAGACACCACTCTCGGCCACTGTACACACCTGAGCCTGACGTATGCCACGAACTGTTGGGCCACGCTCCGCTATTTGCTGACCCTGCCTTCGCTCAGTTCTCCCAAGAGATTGGACTTGCATCCCTTGGTGCACCTGATGACTATATCGAAAAGCTTGCTACT TGTTTCTGGTTTACTGTCGAGTTTGGTCTGTGTCGGCAAGAAGGCAAGCTGAAGGCGTTCGGCGCGGGCCTGTTGTCTTCATTTGGGGAGCTGCAGTACTGCCTCTCCGATAAGCCCGAACTGCGGGACTTCGACCCCGAGACCACGGGGGCCACCAAGTACCCTATCACTGAATACCAACCCGTCTACTTTGTTGCAAATAGTTTTGAAGACGCTAAGGAAAGAATGAT TAAATTCGCCCAAAAGATCCCCCGTGACTTTGGCGTACGTTACAACCCCTACACACAGAGCGTGGACATCCTGGACTCTCCGCGACAGATGAAGGATCTTCTTCGGGAAGTCCACCAGGAGATGAACCTGCTCCTCAACGCCATGGATAAGCTATAA
- the LOC113504298 gene encoding uncharacterized protein LOC113504298, with protein MVVCSVFRVTSRLARSQLSAQCCSRALYSTEHKPRFYTKKHEWVSVNDNIGTVGISTYAQEALGEVVFVQLPEVGKEVAAGDECGALESVKAAGEVYSPVSGTITDKNSEVESKPALINKSCYEEGWLFRVKLSSPEELKQLMDQATYDKYLEEH; from the exons ATGGTGGTGTGCAGCGTGTtccgcgtgacgtcacggctAGCCCGCAGCCAACTCAGCGCACAATGCTGCAGCCGAGCTCTCTACAGCACTGAACACAAAC CACGGTTTTACACTAAGAAACACGAATGGGTGTCGGTGAACGACAACATCGGCACAGTCGGCATCTCCACGTATGCACAG gAAGCTCTCGGCGAGGTGGTGTTTGTGCAGCTGCCAGAGGTCGGCAAAGAAGTCGCCGCTGGAGACGAGTGCGGTGCCCTCGAGAGCGTCAAAGCAGCCGGCGAAGTCTACAGCCCAGTGTCGGGCACG ATAACAGACAAAAATAGCGAAGTGGAATCGAAACCGGCGCTGATCAACAAGTCGTGTTACGAAGAGGGCTGGCTGTTCCGCGTAAAGCTATCCAGCCCCGAGGAGCTAAAACAGCTGATGGACCAGGCCACCTACGACAAGTACCTGGAAGAGCACTGA
- the LOC113504296 gene encoding amino acid transporter AVT1D-like: protein MSKKVIEVKGQTSPSSSGENVSEKTPLIGSKDEGTGQRQGLSMEQTAILIAGEMAGSGVLALPRALAKTGWVGVPLIVLVCVVAAFSGKRLGDCWSILEDRDPEMRTRKRNPYAIIVEQALGKTWSIVVSMAMIVTLFGASVVYLLLSAQIIEAVLTSLVPTITICTWYLIVVGAMTPLLFFGTPKDFHLMGILAFGSSLLACILYFIEMMNEATPFTYRYGIHGFMDFFLAYGTFMFAFGGASTFPTIQNDMADKKQFGKSLHYSFFAVLVLYLLVAIGGYMVYGERVLPNLALSMSPTPLTLAANVLMAIHLLSAFVIIINPVCQEIEELYNVPRDSAGWRMIVRLSIMAAILFIGESIPRFYTLLALIGATTIALLTYILPSVCYLKLISQPPREGQTPVETPGWRKMVCYEVIVLGVVGSIAASISAMSAIFSTSMAVPCYL, encoded by the exons ATGTCGAAGAAAGTAATAGAAGTTAAGGGGCAGACGAGTCCCAGCAGCAGCGGCGAAAATGTTTCGGAGAAAACCCCGCTCATAGGCAGCAAG GATGAAGGCACTGGTCAACGCCAAGGTCTGTCCATGGAGCAGACGGCAATCCTTATAGCTGGGGAGATGGCTGGCAGCGGCGTGCTGGCTCTACCACGAGCTCTCGCCAAGACTG GATGGGTTGGAGTTCCGCTCATCGTGTTGGTATGCGTGGTGGCAGCGTTCAGCGGCAAGCGGCTTGGGGACTGCTGGTCCATTCTGGAGGACCGCGACCCGGAGATGAGGACCCGCAAGAGGAACCCCTACGCCATTATTGTAGAACAGGCGCTTGGCAAAACTTGGAG CATTGTGGTATCGATGGCCATGATAGTGACTCTGTTCGGCGCGTCCGTGGTCTACCTGCTGCTGTCTGCACAGATCATCGAGGCCGTGCTGACCTCCCTCGTCCCAACCATCACCATCTGCACCTGGTACCTCATCGTCGTTGGTGCCATGACGCCACTTCTCTTCTTTGGAACACCTAAAGACTTCCA TTTAATGGGAATCCTCGCTTTCGGTTCATCGTTACTGGCCTGCATCCTGTACTTCATTGAGATGATGAACGAGGCGACTCCCTTCACTTACCGCTACGGAATCCACGGATTCATGGACTTCTTCTTAGCGTACGGAACCTTCATGTTCGCGTTCGGCGGAGCCTCTACCTTCCCCACCATACAAAATGACATGGCCGACAAGAAACAGTTCGGGAAGAGCCTTCACTACAGTTtctttg CGGTACTAGTACTGTACCTGCTCGTGGCGATTGGAGGATACATGGTCTACGGCGAGCGCGTGCTGCCTAACCTGGCCCTCTCGATGTCTCCAACACCGCTGACCCTGGCTGCCAACGTGCTGATGGCCATCCATTTACTCTCCGCGTTCGTTATCATTATTAACCCTGTTTGCCAGGAGATCGAGGAACTCTACAATGTCCCCAGAG ATTCCGCTGGCTGGCGCATGATAGTCCGTCTTTCCATAATGGCTGCGATCTTGTTCATCGGCGAGAGCATTCCTCGGTTCTACACTCTTCTGGCTCTTATCGGCGCCACCACCATCGCTCTCCTCACTTACATCCTGCCATCAGTATGTTACCTGAAACTGATCAGTCAACCACCCAGAGAGGGACAGACGCCTGT TGAAACTCCAGGATGGAGGAAGATGGTGTGCTACGAGGTGATTGTCCTGGGTGTGGTGGGAAGCATCGCTGCCTCTATCAGTGCTATGAGCGCCATCTTCAGCACATCCATGGCCGTGCCCTGCTACTTGTGA
- the LOC113504297 gene encoding ATP synthase subunit gamma, mitochondrial-like translates to MVMLKQVSIRLKSIKNIQKITKTMKMVSASKFARAERELHAARPFGYGPRKFYQSSQLVKGPVDDAADHHHHHHSKTKVKVVEAQPAPEAELKPEQKEAEKKLKRIYIAMTSDRGLCGGVHSGVSRRIKRELTARTADGAHSKLVCVGDKSRTMLRRIYAPNMLVSVKEVGRLAPTFADASRMAAVISEAGYAYDLGEIYYNKYFTPVKYELSVIPVFNKTKIEGAPNMTAFDDVEDDTLESYTEWTLAALLYYALKEGAASEQSARMAAMDNATKNAADMIRRLTLLFNRTRQAVITRELIEIISGAAALKT, encoded by the exons ATGGTGATGCTAAAGCAGGTGTCGATACGACTTAAGTCTATCAAGAATATTCAGAAGATCACAAAAACCATGAAAATGGTGTCAGCGAGCAA GTTCGCAAGAGCGGAACGCGAACTTCATGCCGCACGGCCCTTCGGCTACGGACCCCGTAAGTTCTACCAGTCATCGCAGCTGGTGAAAGGTCCAGTTGACGACGCAGCCGACCATCATCACCACCACCACTCAAAGACAAAGGTAAAAGTCGTAGAAGCCCAGCCCGCGCCTGAGGCCGAGCTGAAACCCGAACAGAAGGAAGCAGAGAAGAAACTCAAAAGGATCTACATAGCCATGACTTCTGATAGAG GTCTATGCGGTGGAGTGCACAGCGGAGTGTCGCGGCGCATCAAGCGCGAGCTGACGGCTCGCACGGCCGACGGCGCGCACAGCAAGCTGGTCTGCGTGGGCGACAAGTCTCGTACCATGCTGCGACGTATTTACGCACCGAATATGCTCGTCAGCGTCAAAGAG GTCGGACGCCTGGCTCCAACGTTCGCAGATGCGTCGCGGATGGCGGCTGTCATTTCGGAAGCCGGCTACGCGTACGATCTTGGCGAGATCTACTACAACAAGTACTTCACGCCTGTCAAATACGAGCTCAGCGTTATACCTGTATTCAATAAAACCAAGATAGAG GGCGCACCCAACATGACTGCATTCGACGACGTCGAGGACGACACGCTTGAGAGCTACACTGAGTGGACGCTGGCGGCGCTGCTGTACTACGCGCTCAAGGAGGGCGCGGCGTCCGAGCAGTCAGCCCGCATGGCGGCCATGGACAACGCCACGAAGAACGCTGCCGACATGATCCGCAGGCTCACGCTATTGTTCAACCGCACGCGTCAAGCTGTCATCACCAGAGAACTCATCGAGATCATCTCTGGAGCAGCGGCGCTCAAGACGTGA